The window TCGACCTGATGGGATCAACATCCCCGACGACAAGTTCTACCTTGGAGATGCTGGCTATTAATGTCGGCTGGGTATTCTTCCATCCTTCAGGAAAACTAGGTACCATCTCAACGAGTTCTTTGGTAGGAATTATCGTAGGACTGCACAAGAGCTGTATAATCTCAGACACTCCAGCCTTAGAGTAACTGctgagagggcatttggagctctGAAGAATAGGTTTAAGATCCTGAATCAGAAGCCATTCCACCCATACCCACTCGGGTTAAGCTTGTTCTTGCTTGTTGCATTCTGCATAACTGGATCCTCCAGTGGGGCTTTGATGAACACGTGCCTAAGGAGGAAGAGGTCGAGCCTGACGATGTTGTTAGCTCCGGCCATGGTGTGGAGGCATTTGACAATGACGCTTGGAATAACAAAAGGTTGGAGTAGACAGAGGCAATGTGGCTTAATAGAGGTCAGTACAGGatttgaagaagatgatgatgaagaagcagaagcagaagcagaagaggaagaagaagaggaagaggaagatctgATAGTAGCAACACCGATGAACTATCCCCTATTTAGCCAATGGCTCTTAATAATTTGAATTGTCATTTGATAGTAGTTAGGATGAACTGTCATTTGTTTAACTAGCTGTCACTATGTTCAAATTGTGTGTGGTAAGGTCACCACTAGTTGGAAGTGGTGACAACATCTTATGCAGGTTGCAACCAAACACCATGTCATATGTGTGCCTAATGCAATGCGGTTAACCAAATGTCGGGTCAAAATAGTTCTCATGCAACTAGGTACATGCATGCAACCAAACTATGCGCATCTGGTTTTTTTTTTTGCCTGCATCCCCTCAAACCGGCTCAGTAGAGTCAGGCTCGCCGGGCCAATTGACAATGTAACCAAACATGCCCCAAGTGTACTTCCTCTTTTCCTTTTTCGATCCCATGTGCTTCGTCTTCTTCGCTATTGTGATGCAGAATGGCATATAAAAGGACTTGACTCGGCGCCCGCCGTCGTCGGGACGAAGCTGCCGAGCCTGTGTGCCCTGAGGGGGTGGAGTATTGTACTGCTTGCTCTCCCTGATGTCCATGTAGATCGGAGTCAGGTCATCGGAGAAGGGGAGCAgcaacaagcaaacaagcaagtcTTCCTCCGGTCAAGTAAACTAGTGAAGCAGTTTGAGTTCTTCCAAAACATATGTTGAATtaagggcaactccaacgcacgaccccaaactgcCAAACGGGCGTCCGTTTGGTTCGCTTTTCGTCCATTTGGGGTGGCAATGGGGTCATGTCCGCTCGGATTTATGGATGCGACGGCCGTGCGCTATTTCGGCTGTATCTCGTCCGTTTGAGAATATAAAAAATATCTGAAATTAAACACGACAATAGTTGCACTTATTACAACCCAACCGAATTAAAAATAATGTCAAATAATCTTATTACAATCTAATTGAAAATTGTTTGCACGAAAAGAAATTAAACCGACAGATAGATTTATTGCTTGTCAATGTGAGTTCACATGTGCTCAACCAAGTCTGGAGCTGGACATGAGTATGTCAATCACACAATTCCCAATGAAACTCGATAAATTGTTTAAAGGTTGTAGGAGGTGGATGCTCAGACTCAATATTTTCACCCCGAAAATCAAACCCTTGGTCGTAGATGCTATCATCGCGCTCATCCTCCACGATCATATTGTGTATGATCACAAAAGCAGTCATCACCCTAAagcttcttcatgctccatgtcaATGTAGGGTTACGAACAATACCCCACCGAGACTGAAGCACACCGAAAGCATGCTCCACTTGCTTCCTAGCACTCTCCTGCATTTGGGCAAACCTCTATCTCTTCTCTCCTTGCGAATTGGGTATGGTCTTCACAAGAGTggaccactgaggatagataccatcagaTAGGTAACATCCCTTATTGTAATGGTGGCCATTAACCTCAAAATTGACCTCCGGGAAGTGGTCTTCtgcaagccttgcaaacaccggagaCCACTGAAGAACACTAATATCATTCAGAGAACtagccatgccgaagaaagaatgctaTATCCAGAGATCTTGTGAAGCCACAGCTTCAAGTATAACAGTGGCACATttcacatgccccttgtactgcctCTGCCAAGTAAATGGACATTTCTTCCACTTCCAATGCATACAATCTATACTATCAATCATGCCCGGAAAGTTCCTCTTGGCATTGATCGCCAACAACCTCTCTGTATCAGCAGCAGTTGGCTCTCTGAGATACTCAGGGCCGAACACTTCCACCACGGCCATGCAAAAACTATACATTGAAAGGAGACATGTGGACTTACTCATACAAACATACTCATCCACAAGATCACCAGAAATTCCATATGCAAGTATGCGGATAGCCACAATGCATTTCTAATATGAAGAGAAACCAAGTTTGCCTAGGGCATCCTCTTTCCACTTAAGTAGTACACAATCTGATGGCACACTAGGCTCGTatttatttttcatacatattttatATTTAGTTTTAGTTAAAAATAtgtaagaataaatagaaaacacaAAAAAATTATTAAAATATATGAAATCTTTTTAAAATAGCCTAAATTTTTCTTAAACCATGATCACTTTACATACTACATGAGTATAATATTAAAAATCAGGAAAAAATTAACACATACATGAATTTATTGAAATATATAAAAAGTAATTTAGTATTTTCTTAAAATGTGAACACTTTTTAAATCATAGTTTTTTTTTTAAATTCATAAGTTAGTTATATGGGTTTTTGTTAAATTTAGTACGGGGATATGTTGTGATGTTATATGAACATTTTTATTGTAATTTATTTTATTTATATGTATATTATTTATAACACATTACTATAATTTACAAAATTTAAAAAATGCAAAAAACTAAAATGTCGAAATTGTCCGCGCTGACTACAATTCAGTTTAGCCACACGATCGTTTTGTGGTATAGTCATAAAATTTAATTATATGGATTTTGTTAAATTAGTGTGTGGATATGTTTTGATGTAGTTTATTTTAATTATAATGTTGAAAATGGCTGCACTGACTGCAATTCAGTTTAGTCACACGGTCGCATTGTGTTATATTCATAAAGTGTAATTTTACAACAAAATAAATTGCCTTGTCAGCTGTGGTGGAATGCCCGGTCACTTATTTACCCTGAGGTTCGTGGTTCAAATCACCCATCATGTACTGACTTTTGGGATTAAAATTGTTCAGTCAAAATATATAACGGATATGTATTGTTACGGCCTAGGTGTAGAACCCGCTCACGCAATCCACAGGTCCCCCGTTTGAACCTTTGGCAGACCATTTTCTTTTCTGTACTTTTTCACGAGAGAAAAACATATCAGGGGCTTTTCGCAAAATAAACTGGAATCTGAAAGCAGGGAAGCTTTTCGCAAAAATATATCAGGTTATTCATCCGATTACATCAACTAGAGCAGGAATCTAGAAACAGGGAAGCTTTTTGATGAAACCCTTGAGCAAATAGAAAGAGGGAAGGTGATTAGAGATCTAGAGATAGGAATaaataaatactccctctgtcccaaaatataagaacgtttttaacactacactagtgtcaaaaacgttcagcTCAGACGAGCAATTGCTCTCACATACTATAGCTACGCTGCAGAAGCCATGCCTCGGGTCTTCTCGCTGCAAATCTCCTTCTGAGTTTGCTACGCCATAGTATTATATGGATTGCAAAGTAGCCCAGCACAGCAAGGATGAGCATGACGACATAAACAGACGTCTTCCACCCCCTGTTGGAGCCGGCTGCATAGGCAACAAGGAGAGTAACCAAACCCAGTCGGATCGTCCAGTTCATCACCCTCAGCGACCGTTTCTCCCATTCTTCTTCCTTCTTATGTGGCAGCCATCGCGGTAGCAACATGACGATGACAACTATGGAGGCCATGAAGGAAATGGAGTTGCTGTAAAAGAAGGCGAGGTACCGGGGACTTCTCATGTCGTGCATCACTGGGTTGCCCGCCTCATACCCGTTGTCGTTGCTCTGCCACGCCCCGCCAGGCGGTTTCAGCCCGGCCTGGTAGGCTACGCTCGCCACCAGAATGCCTAGCAGCATCAGGTTCTTGCGCCTCGCATGCTTCTTCCTTTCTTCTTGATCCCAATCCCACTTCTTTTCTTTAACCTTCTTCCCTTGTTCTTCGTCCCAATCCAAATCCCGCCTCAGTAAAAATACTAGCAGCAGTGCGAGTACAGAGTAGAGAACCACGGCCACCAACGAGAAGACGTAAATGGACATCTTGCGGTGTTGCGTGCTTCCGGCAGCGTAGGCCCCCATAGAACAAAACAAGCCCACCACCATACAAACAGATAGCGCATTGCTACGTATGGCTGGCCTATACAGGTTGGGGTTCACCAAGAGGATGATGAGGGTGATGGACAGCATGAAGCTCACCGAGTTGGAGTAGAAGAAGGCATTGTAGCGGCGCGGGTAGTTGTACAAGAGGACCGGGTCGCCAGCGTGGTGCCCGAGCTTGTCTTGGAGCAAGAATCCGCCGGGAGGGGTGAGGCCGGCTTGGTAGGTGATGGTCGCTGCCAAGACCGCAAAGAGGAGCAACCGTTTGCGCCTCTTCTCCAGCAACTGTTCTTCTTGATAATTGTCTTTCTTGTCCTTGTGGTCCAGCGTGAAGAAGACAATATGCATCACCACATAGACCAGGACGGCACCTGTCAAGGCCATGGCGTAAATGGAGGTGCTCACGTCCCGGCAGCTCCCGGCAGCATACGCACCAATAAGGCCAAACAGGTTCAGTATCATGGCTGTCAAGAGCAGACGGTGCCTAACCAGATTCCCCATCTGGACCAGGACGATGACCACCAAGGAGGTCACGAATGCAACGGAGTTGCAGTAAAAGAAGGCCCTGTACCTCCCAGCGTTGGTCGTGAGGAGGATGGGATCGCCGGCCATGTGCCCGTCGCCGTCGTCCTGCCAAAGGCCACCCGGCGGGTCCAACCCTGCTGTGTAGGTGATGGTGGCGGCAAGAGTGGCGAGGAGTACAACAAGAGGGTGAGCCTTGTCCAGAGCCTCCCCAGCACTGCATTCATTGCAAAGAAAGAAGAAACAAAGTTCAGTTCAGTTGCAGAGAAAGAAAGAAACAGTGCATCTGTGCAAAGAAAGTAAAGGAAGAGGAGGATTTTAAGTACACAGTTCCGCACCTGTGGTGAGTTGCAGGAAATCGTGTTTCTCCACTGGAACAACAAGACAAGGATTTTGACGGTAAAGTATAGCGTAGGATGTATGCCAATGCCACGGCGCCGCCGGCCAGGCCGACCACCTGGGCGGTGGTACTGGTCTTCCTGCTGCTGCCAGCGACATATGCGCCGACGAGGCCGACAAGCGTGACGACAATGCACGCATAGAGCACGAGAGACAGAGCATGGAGCTTCCTGCTGTTGACGATGAGCAGCATAATGATGAGCAGGGACGCCACGAACGCCGTGGTGTTGCAGAGTAAGAATACCGTCAGGCGCACGTTGTGGTGGTCCTTGAGAATCACATCGCCGGGGTGGTGGCCGCCCCCAGTGCTGTCCCAGAAGCCACCCGGAGTGTTCAGCCCGGCGGAGTAGGTGATGCTCACCGCGAACGTCGCCAGGAGCATCAGGAGCTTGCGGAGCCGTTCTTGGGCTTTGAGCTTCTCCAGGGCCTGGCGGTGGCGGAGCCGCTCCTCCTCTTCTCTGACTGTGGGGTCAGAGATGAGGATGTGGGCTGGAATCGTGCCGCCGGAGTCGGAGTTCTTGCCCCAGCAGTAGTCCATCAACTTGAGAACGAGGATGTAGAGCAAGACGGCGGCCACCAGCACCACAAAGTAGACGGTGGAGCTCTTGTCCCGGCATGTGCCGGTGCCGTAGGCGCCCATGAGGCTGAGCACGACTAGCACCATGAAGACCCGCAGCAGCATGACGGGCTGTAAGGGGTCCATCTCCCCCCTCTCCTTCTCCTTGTTGTGCCGGACGGTAAAGATGACGATGGAGACGATGACCACGAGGGATGCACCGAATGCAGTGGCGTTACAGTAGTAAAAGGAGAGGTACCGGTGGTAGTGGGTTTcgaggatgatggggtcgccggcaaGTTTGCCCTCATGGGTCACCTGCCAGACGCCTCCTGGCGGGTTGAAGCCAGCGGCGTAAGTGACGGTAATCACCATGGTGGCTAGCAGCAGGAGGTACTTCTGCAGGCTGTACTCCAACGCAGTGTGCACAAGCGACTTCGCCGCCATTGGCACCGCAGGGACACCGGCCGTTTCACTCTCTCAAGTCTTGGCAGGAAGTGTGTGGCTCCTCTTTCTTACTATTGTGATGCTGAGATCATGTGGGACGATGGGTAAGAGAGGGAGAGAGTTGCGTGATAATAAGACGACTTAAGCTCAGCGCGTCGTCGGGAGGGAAGGTGCCAGCCTGTGCGCCCTCCCCTGCATATTTTACTACCACCGTTGCATTTTTTACAGCAACTCCGACGTGTGTGAAGGTGCGGGGTCAGGGTCGTCGGTGAAGGGAAGCAGCCAAGTTTTGTTCTGGCCGTTGCATGCCTGGCTGCAGAGATGGACGTGGCCGGACTCCATTGCCGGCCGCACCGTGTTTTTCCTCTCTTAATCATGGTGATGCAGAATGGCGAATGCCATTGCAGCGACGGGTAAGAAATAGAGCTGCGTACGTGATTATACATATTGTGAAAAGACTCGACTTGGCGCAAGTCCTAGTCTGTCCGGAGGAAGCTGCCGAGTCTCTCTGCGCCCTGCATATTCTATCCTTCAGGTCTCACAGAGTACTTGGTACTGTAGTAGTATTGTACACACTACTGCTCTACCCGATGTGAACGGAGTCAGGTCGTCGTGAAAGGGAAGAAGCATTGAGCCAACGGCAAGTCTTCCTCCGGTCAAATAAGCTAAGATCCCTCTcaagatccaaaattttcttttgcAGCTTTCACAAGATGCTATCCTGACCAGGCAGGTGATGCGGCATCGAAAGTGGCCTGGCAACCCTGTGTGTTCCATCTGCCAACAAATTGAAACTTCTCAGCACTTGTTTTTTGATTGCCCTGTTGCCAAAGTGGTTTGGAGGTCTATTGGGGTTACCCTGGGGACTCAGCTTTGCCCCAGGAACTGTTGGCAGTTTTTTGTTTGGTGCTACTCTTTCATTCCTGGATATGAACACTTTTATATTGTGGCGTTAGGCGCTGTTACTTGGTCTATCTGGCTAGCACGGAACAGTGCTACCTTTGAGAAAAAGATGATTAAATCTCCTTTCGAGATTGTTTTTACGGTGGTCTCTTTTCTTCTATATTGGGCAGGGCTTCAAGTGGGAGACGACGTCAAGCAGCTTCGAGCAGGGGCGCAGATGATTCGCGACGGGACGATGATGCTGATGTGAGCCTATGATGTGACTATCAAGATTGGAGACTGAAGCAAAGAAAAAGCACAAGCAGATCCCTCCCAGCGCCCGGCCCCATGCTTTTGCTGTTCTCTTTGGCCTGCTCAACTGGATAGATGTCTGCGTTTCGAGCTACGGCTCCTGATGttctgctgtcctacaaacctgtggctTTTGGCTGTCTTTTGTAATAGGTCTAGTTGAATGGTGCTATTAGGTTTTCGCCCCATAGCGCTCGTTTCGACGGCGGGCGGGTGCTGTGGGTTTTCTAGTAGTGCGTTGAACTCGCTCTTCCCTTCTCCCTGTTCTTAGACTCATCTTTGTTTCAGACTGTTGTATTTTCGTTTTAAGTAATGGAAAGGGGTtagcccggttcaaaaaaaaaaaacaggaaACAAATACGAAACTGCTGTGCGAACGACGTTGCCCGGCCGATATGTGCACGGCACTCCAATCAAGCGGCCTACAAGTGTTGCCCCACTGAATCCGATGGTTGCCGCAGCTTGTCGGCTGTAAATCATCCGCAACTGTGTCGTTCGTATAGCACCGTTCAAAGAAATTTATGTACTAGTTTTTCTTGAAAACACCATGAGGTCAGTTGAATGCAGGTTGTTTATCTAGGAAAAACACACACCAGTATTTGCAATCGACAGAGCCAACTGTGACGTAATGTCTGGTCATGTTGAGTTCGTGAGCAGAATTCGTCATAAAATTGCGTCGGGTGAGCATCCTATGTAGACAATCTCCTCCTCAGGCTGATTTTTTTGTTGTTGAGATTTTCCTTCATAGGCTGACCTATCTGAAAGAACACAGTTTGGTCTATTGTGACATTTCACGTGGCACGTGGCCGCTACGTCGACATCGTCAGTAATGGCCGCTTCTGGGCAGGCCCAACAGAAGTGTTGTGCTGTCTAGTGGTCTAGTGGGCCGAGTGAGAGTGAGCAAACGGCACACACCCCCATCGCCTTCTCTTGTTCTGAGAAAAAGCCATCACCCCCTCCGTTCTCATCGGGATCCTTCTTCTTAGCTGCCCATCGTTCCGATTCTTCTCTCAACTTCTCTTTCCCGGTTGTTTTCTCGTTGTTCCGTCATTGAGGGTTCATTTCAGGCCAGTATTGGCACATGAAAGAGGTCGGAGCTTGAGCATTGCTGGAGACCGGTGACTAGGAGAAAGTTGTGCTCGCATTGAGGGTGGTGTTGATGTCCTTGTGGTGAGCCGGTGCCGCTAGGGACTTGCGTGCGGTGGAGCACAGACAGGACATATCGGCGGCTTGTCGGGTGAGATTTTCCTTTAGCACATAATCAAGCATGAAGACCTGCACTCACAGGGATGATGTCCACACCCTCAGGTGTATATGGGTCAACCAAACATGTCGACTagtagtttcatataaagcactacTAAGGAATGAGCTTCTGCATTCGTTGTTCATCGCTCATAAATGACTTCCGCACTTTCGAATCCCTGCAACTTCTCCTTTTATTTCATGTGAAGGCTGTGCGTAAAGCTCCCAAAGTTCCTAAATGCAGGCTTACCTGCTGGCAGTCACTTGCGACAATGATTCTGCAGCGAGAATAATTGTTTAATAGCAAAAGAAAGTAACTTATTAACATAGTTTCTATACTTTTGTCTAATGTGTAGAGAAGTTTGACTTGCCAAAGCTAGAGCTTTAATTAATCTGGAGACAAAGTAGAAGAGAAAAGTTTGGTTTTCAGAATTAAAAATATGACCACGATTGATTGCTTAGGGGCATCACCCGGGACGATGCTTCCATAAAGCAATCGTAGAAAGTTGGTTAACGACCAAATGAGATGGACGCCTGCAGGAGCTATCCAACACCATAGAAAGATGACACTACCCTGGGGCCCTTTTATGTGCTGAGAAGGAATGTTTCCTCTACGGCAATGGCTGCTGATTGCA is drawn from Triticum dicoccoides isolate Atlit2015 ecotype Zavitan chromosome 6B, WEW_v2.0, whole genome shotgun sequence and contains these coding sequences:
- the LOC119321462 gene encoding uncharacterized protein LOC119321462 is translated as MAAKSLVHTALEYSLQKYLLLLATMVITVTYAAGFNPPGGVWQVTHEGKLAGDPIILETHYHRYLSFYYCNATAFGASLVVIVSIVIFTVRHNKEKERGEMDPLQPVMLLRVFMVLVVLSLMGAYGTGTCRDKSSTVYFVVLVAAVLLYILVLKLMDYCWGKNSDSGGTIPAHILISDPTVREEEERLRHRQALEKLKAQERLRKLLMLLATFAVSITYSAGLNTPGGFWDSTGGGHHPGDVILKDHHNVRLTVFLLCNTTAFVASLLIIMLLIVNSRKLHALSLVLYACIVVTLVGLVGAYVAGSSRKTSTTAQVVGLAGGAVALAYILRYTLPSKSLSCCSSGETRFPATHHSAGEALDKAHPLVVLLATLAATITYTAGLDPPGGLWQDDGDGHMAGDPILLTTNAGRYRAFFYCNSVAFVTSLVVIVLVQMGNLVRHRLLLTAMILNLFGLIGAYAAGSCRDVSTSIYAMALTGAVLVYVVMHIVFFTLDHKDKKDNYQEEQLLEKRRKRLLLFAVLAATITYQAGLTPPGGFLLQDKLGHHAGDPVLLYNYPRRYNAFFYSNSVSFMLSITLIILLVNPNLYRPAIRSNALSVCMVVGLFCSMGAYAAGSTQHRKMSIYVFSLVAVVLYSVLALLLVFLLRRDLDWDEEQGKKVKEKKWDWDQEERKKHARRKNLMLLGILVASVAYQAGLKPPGGAWQSNDNGYEAGNPVMHDMRSPRYLAFFYSNSISFMASIVVIVMLLPRWLPHKKEEEWEKRSLRVMNWTIRLGLVTLLVAYAAGSNRGWKTSVYVVMLILAVLGYFAIHIILWRSKLRRRFAARRPEAWLLQRSYSM